Proteins from a genomic interval of Psychrobacter urativorans:
- a CDS encoding M48 family metallopeptidase, whose product MKKILTTTVMAASLSILTLTGCTSTTSTGAVGVNRQQLLLVSSEQVLQLSAESYNKSIKEARAKGVLDTNAAQLNRLKGIANRLVGQVGIYRPDAAKWNWEVHTIKSNELNAFVMPGGKVMFYSGIIDRLTLTDDEIAAIMGHEMAHALREHSRERLSREYATQTGIGVAASVFGLSQGQAQLANLAGDYGLSLPHSRTQESEADQIGLELMARAGYNPQAAVTLWQKMQRASQGEPPQFLSTHPTSSNRIAQLQSLMPKVTPLYQKARR is encoded by the coding sequence ATGAAAAAAATACTGACCACCACAGTGATGGCGGCATCATTATCAATACTTACGCTAACCGGTTGCACGAGCACGACCAGTACTGGCGCGGTTGGTGTTAACCGTCAGCAGTTGCTACTCGTGTCAAGCGAACAAGTACTTCAGCTTTCTGCTGAGAGCTATAATAAAAGTATTAAAGAAGCACGTGCTAAAGGCGTACTAGATACCAATGCCGCCCAATTGAACCGCCTAAAAGGGATTGCTAATCGTTTGGTTGGTCAAGTGGGCATCTATCGTCCTGATGCCGCGAAATGGAACTGGGAAGTGCATACTATCAAGTCCAATGAGCTGAATGCTTTTGTGATGCCCGGTGGTAAGGTGATGTTCTACAGTGGCATTATTGATCGTTTAACGCTAACTGATGATGAAATTGCAGCGATTATGGGGCATGAAATGGCGCATGCGCTGCGTGAACACTCACGCGAACGTCTGTCACGTGAATACGCAACCCAAACTGGTATTGGCGTTGCTGCTAGCGTATTTGGTTTATCGCAAGGTCAAGCACAGTTGGCGAATTTAGCGGGTGACTATGGCTTGAGTCTGCCACACAGTCGTACACAGGAAAGCGAAGCCGATCAAATAGGTCTAGAACTAATGGCACGTGCGGGCTACAACCCACAAGCAGCAGTGACCTTGTGGCAAAAAATGCAACGTGCTAGCCAAGGCGAGCCACCACAATTCTTAAGCACTCACCCAACGAGCAGCAACCGCATTGCGCAGCTACAATCCTTAATGCCTAAAGTGACGCCACTTTATCAAAAGGCACGCCGTTAA
- a CDS encoding YgaP family membrane protein — MKINVGRNERMLRVIAGLIIIGVGVYYQSWWGVIGIVPLLTGLFRFCPLYSMLGISTRGR; from the coding sequence ATGAAAATCAATGTCGGTAGAAATGAAAGAATGCTGCGAGTTATTGCTGGACTCATTATTATTGGTGTTGGCGTTTATTATCAGAGCTGGTGGGGCGTGATTGGTATAGTGCCTTTATTAACCGGACTATTCCGCTTTTGCCCGCTGTATTCGATGCTAGGTATCAGTACTCGTGGACGATAA
- a CDS encoding SirB2 family protein, with the protein MKHLHMLMAALVIALFLYQSYLLLSANNRAPRMVKIANHIVYALVLLSGAWMLLQLLNANAPVQWVIAKMVLFIAAISASMKAFNPRATPIQSKAGIFIATIAYVGIVTLAYVKPDNLF; encoded by the coding sequence ATGAAACATTTACATATGTTGATGGCAGCATTGGTCATCGCCCTATTTTTATACCAAAGTTATTTGCTGTTGAGTGCTAACAATCGTGCACCGCGCATGGTTAAAATTGCCAATCATATTGTCTATGCCTTGGTATTATTATCGGGCGCGTGGATGCTTTTACAGCTATTGAATGCGAATGCACCTGTACAATGGGTCATTGCAAAAATGGTGTTATTTATTGCCGCTATTAGCGCTAGCATGAAAGCCTTTAATCCGCGTGCTACCCCTATCCAAAGTAAAGCCGGTATTTTCATCGCTACGATTGCTTATGTGGGAATTGTGACGTTAGCGTATGTAAAGCCTGACAATTTATTTTAA
- the trxA gene encoding thioredoxin gives MSEENCHVICPHCQATNRMPVAKLNAVPKCGKCGKPLLTGSPNELTGQTVNKVIQKNDVLTVVDFWASWCQPCLMMAPEFKTAASQLPQVVFAKLQTDKYEQGAAPYNIRSLPTMVAFRHGKEVARQSGALTAHQIVQWVKSLQP, from the coding sequence ATGAGTGAAGAAAATTGCCATGTGATATGTCCGCATTGCCAAGCTACCAACCGTATGCCTGTTGCCAAGCTCAATGCAGTACCAAAGTGTGGTAAATGTGGTAAGCCTTTACTAACGGGTAGTCCAAATGAGCTAACGGGACAAACCGTTAATAAGGTCATTCAGAAAAATGATGTGCTGACTGTTGTAGATTTTTGGGCAAGTTGGTGTCAGCCTTGTCTAATGATGGCACCAGAGTTTAAGACAGCAGCAAGCCAGCTACCGCAAGTGGTCTTTGCGAAGTTGCAAACCGATAAGTATGAGCAAGGCGCTGCGCCCTATAATATCCGCAGCTTACCAACGATGGTTGCATTTAGGCATGGTAAGGAAGTGGCGCGACAGTCAGGCGCATTAACTGCCCATCAAATCGTGCAGTGGGTTAAAAGTTTGCAACCATAA
- a CDS encoding BolA family protein, whose translation MSTSSATNATTLSDSAPTAKALQQALQVLQPEHMTLINESISHAGYFEGKESHFKLTIVSNDFTGKRLVARHQLVYDLVADLLTSKGGNVHALAIHAYTPDEWQGQSPDSPNCAGQNAS comes from the coding sequence ATGAGCACCTCATCTGCTACTAACGCCACGACTCTTTCTGATTCTGCTCCGACTGCTAAAGCCCTTCAACAAGCATTACAAGTCTTACAGCCCGAGCATATGACCTTGATTAATGAGTCTATCAGCCATGCCGGTTATTTTGAGGGTAAAGAGAGCCATTTTAAGCTCACTATTGTGAGCAACGACTTTACTGGAAAGCGTTTAGTAGCGCGCCATCAATTGGTTTATGATTTGGTAGCGGATTTATTGACTTCCAAAGGCGGCAATGTGCACGCGCTTGCTATTCACGCTTATACGCCCGATGAGTGGCAAGGTCAAAGCCCTGACAGCCCAAACTGTGCCGGTCAAAACGCAAGCTAA
- a CDS encoding MBL fold metallo-hydrolase, with product MQVHSFLHSDTETYTHVLADIQQNVCAVIDPVLDFDAKSGRTGTTGIDEVIDFVQSQDWQLVYIIETHAHADHLSGAIHLKETLGGQLVMGRYITDVQKIFKQIYNLDTRFRTDASQFDILTDAGDTLALGDITITAMHVPGHTPADMAYVATDDEKTVVFVGDTIFAPDVGTARCDFPGGDAKTLYQSIKKLLALADDTVMYLCHDYPSKGRRHCPTTTVAAQKQNNIHVKDGINEAEFVQMRERRDATLAMPRLIIPSVQVNIDAGHLPEPETNGTRYLKVPINVFGQ from the coding sequence ATGCAAGTTCATTCCTTCTTACATAGCGACACCGAGACATATACTCATGTCTTAGCGGATATTCAACAGAATGTGTGCGCTGTTATTGATCCAGTATTGGACTTTGATGCCAAGTCAGGGCGTACTGGCACGACGGGTATTGATGAGGTGATTGACTTCGTACAGAGCCAAGATTGGCAGTTGGTTTATATTATCGAAACTCATGCCCATGCTGATCATCTCTCAGGTGCTATTCATTTAAAAGAGACACTAGGCGGACAGTTGGTGATGGGTCGATATATCACTGACGTACAAAAAATATTTAAGCAAATTTATAATTTAGATACCCGCTTTCGTACCGATGCCAGCCAATTCGATATTCTAACCGATGCAGGCGATACGTTAGCGCTTGGTGACATTACTATCACTGCCATGCACGTACCTGGACATACACCTGCTGATATGGCGTATGTCGCTACCGATGATGAAAAAACAGTGGTCTTCGTTGGTGATACGATATTTGCGCCTGATGTCGGCACAGCACGTTGCGACTTCCCTGGTGGTGACGCTAAGACATTATATCAATCGATTAAAAAACTATTGGCACTGGCTGATGATACAGTGATGTATCTGTGTCACGATTATCCTAGCAAAGGTCGTAGACACTGCCCAACGACCACGGTTGCCGCACAAAAACAAAATAACATCCATGTTAAAGACGGCATTAATGAAGCGGAATTTGTACAGATGCGTGAGCGCCGTGATGCGACATTAGCGATGCCGCGCCTGATTATTCCTTCAGTGCAAGTGAATATTGACGCCGGACATTTGCCTGAACCTGAAACTAATGGAACGCGTTATCTAAAAGTACCTATTAACGTATTTGGTCAGTAA
- a CDS encoding ArsR/SmtB family transcription factor has protein sequence MTVINKPKTPVLFDAVSYKDLALTATNQDLDINDVATTGFVPNDLAAQMQQASMQASQLLKSLSHPDRLLLLCQLTQGEYCVGELESLVGVGQPSLSQQLGILRKDQLVSTRREGKQIYYRIASDDALAVLQLLYERFCAKTK, from the coding sequence ATGACTGTAATTAATAAACCCAAAACCCCTGTACTATTTGACGCTGTCTCCTATAAGGATTTGGCTCTGACGGCTACAAATCAAGATTTAGATATCAATGATGTCGCAACCACTGGTTTTGTGCCCAATGACCTTGCCGCGCAAATGCAACAAGCTTCGATGCAAGCCAGCCAATTATTAAAGTCATTATCTCATCCTGACCGCTTATTATTACTGTGTCAACTGACTCAAGGTGAGTACTGCGTCGGTGAACTGGAAAGCTTGGTCGGTGTTGGACAGCCTAGCCTATCGCAGCAGTTGGGTATCTTGCGTAAAGATCAACTGGTCTCCACTCGCCGTGAAGGTAAGCAAATTTATTATCGTATCGCCAGTGACGATGCCTTGGCAGTATTGCAGCTGTTGTATGAGCGCTTTTGTGCCAAAACAAAATAG